CCTCGTTGGTGATAGACGTTTGCGCCACAAACATTCTATCTCCCTGATTCGTCAGGCCAACGAGGTTTTATCGTTTGTTAGGCGGTGGATCTTGGGGGACGCTATGACCATGTGCTATCAGAATGCTATCTTGTTGGCCCGGAGGCTCCGATGCCCCAGATCTTGGTGCGTGACCTGGACGATGTTTTGGGGGAACGACTGAAACGCCAGGCGAAGCGGCACCACCGATCGTTGCAGGGCGAGGTGAAAGCCATTCTGATCGAGTCCGCAGGAATGACGCCCGAGGAAATGCTTGCCGCCGCGGAAGGTTGGCAACGGCGCCTTGCCGGCTCCGGAGTTGATCCAGGCCGAGTTCGGAAATATTCTCTGGAAGAAGCGTCGGGCGGGCGAGCTCGATGGAACAACCGCAGGGGAGATACTGGACAACTTCAAAAGGTCGCCGTTGGTTGTGCAACCACACGGCCCATTCATGAAGCTTGCATGGGAAATTGCCCTGAAAGACCGCCAAACGTTTTACGACGGCTTGTACCTCGCCTTGGCGATGACCGAAAAAGCGCGAATGGTCACCGCCGACCGGAAGTTTTACGAAGCCCTTGCCGGGACGGCGTCGGAACGGCATCTCCTCTGGATCGAAGAGGTGGCCTGAAAGCCTCCTCTCGAAAATCCGTTCTCCCGGTCTACCTTGTGCGATGAATACTGGCAATGCCGATCTACAGATCTACAGCCTACACGCGCCTGAAAAGCATCGCTTCCTCGCCCGAGGTGTCGTAGAAGCGGCAGCCGCGGAGATTACGGGCTATAATCTCCGCATGAGGTGCGGTGAATGAGCAACTACATCTACGATTTTCCGGATTGGCCTCGATTCCGTTGGAACCAGGAAGCCCTCTCGGAACGGCTTGCCGCCGTGCGTCACAAACAAGATCGGCTGATCGTAAGAATGCAGGATTTGGGATTTCCCCTCCGAAAAGAAGCCGAATTGCGCACGCTGACGCTGGAGGTTCTGAAATCCAGCGAGATCGAAGGAGAGGTGTTGGACAAG
This genomic stretch from Deltaproteobacteria bacterium harbors:
- a CDS encoding type II toxin-antitoxin system VapC family toxin, producing the protein MPPRKVGNGALPAPELIQAEFGNILWKKRRAGELDGTTAGEILDNFKRSPLVVQPHGPFMKLAWEIALKDRQTFYDGLYLALAMTEKARMVTADRKFYEALAGTASERHLLWIEEVA